Proteins found in one Phytohabitans houttuyneae genomic segment:
- a CDS encoding pyridoxamine 5'-phosphate oxidase family protein translates to MTVDVAPPRGGPDRKRDTLARLENDIDVWVATAAPDGAPYLLPLSFVWIGGGLLLATPESSATGRNLRRSGVAHLALGQTRDVVLIEGTVAAYSREQVPADFAAQFARRHWDARESTPPYGYFLVTPQRIRAWREENELAGREIMREGRWLV, encoded by the coding sequence ATGACTGTTGACGTTGCGCCGCCGCGCGGCGGGCCGGACCGCAAGCGTGACACCCTCGCGCGGCTGGAAAACGACATCGACGTGTGGGTGGCGACCGCGGCCCCGGACGGTGCGCCTTACCTGTTGCCGCTCTCGTTCGTCTGGATCGGCGGCGGCCTGCTGCTGGCCACCCCGGAAAGCAGCGCCACCGGCCGCAACCTGCGCCGGTCCGGCGTGGCACACCTCGCGCTCGGCCAGACCCGCGACGTGGTGCTGATCGAGGGGACGGTCGCCGCGTACAGCCGCGAGCAGGTGCCGGCCGACTTCGCCGCGCAGTTCGCACGGCGGCACTGGGACGCGCGCGAGAGCACCCCGCCGTACGGCTACTTCCTCGTCACGCCCCAGCGCATCCGCGCCTGGCGGGAGGAGAACGAGCTGGCCGGGCGCGAGATCATGCGGGAGGGGCGGTGGCTGGTGTGA